The genomic segment CGCCGGGCTCGAACTCAAGAACCGGCTGAGCACCGCCACCGGCCTGCATCTCACCACGACCATCATCTTCGACCATCCGACCCCGCTCGCCCTGTCCCGCTACCTCAGGGGGCGGCTGGCCGGCGGCAAGACGATGTCCCCGCCCGAGCCGGTGGAAGTGGCGCGGCCCGAGGCGGCCTCCGCAGCTCCAGCGATCGAATCGGCATCGGACGAGGAGATATTCGCCATCATCGACAACGGCTGAGCCGCCCCCTAAATCAACACGCCGGCGATTAGGGGCGCGCGCCCATTTGCTAGGGGCTGACGCGATGAGTGCCGCGCTCATAGACTCGAATCGCTTTGTGGTAGAACGGCCTGGCATCCCAGTGAAAGGGCGATGACATGAGCGATCGGGTGGTGTTCCTTTTCCCCGGCCAAGGGGCATATCTGCCGGGGGTCTTCGCTCGCCTGGGGGTGGACTCCGGACGGATCATGAACTGTGTGGCCGAGATAGACGCCGCCGCCGAAGACTTCGGGTACAAGCCCGTCGAACCCCTGCTCTTCTCGTCTGACGCGCCCGCGCTGGGGTCGCTGTTGCGCTCCGACCACGAGCGCCTCGACGTGGCGACGCTCGCGACCTCGATCGCCTTCGCGCAGCTTCTCGAGGAGAAGTGGGAGATCCGGCCCGACCACGTCATGGGACACAGCCTCGGCGAGTTCGCGGCACTCGCCGTCGCCGGAGTCCTCACGCCGGCCGCCGCGACCAGGGCTGTCTGCGAGCGCCACGCCGCACTGCGCAAGGCGCCGCCGCCGCCGGGTGGCATGTTGGCCGTCAACGTCGGTCCCGTGCAGGCCAAGGAACTGATCGCCTCCGCGGGTGCACGGGCAGTTGCCGTCTCGGCACACAACTCGCCGGAACAGACGGTGGTCAGCGGCGACGAAATTGACCTGGCAAAGGTGCAGAACGCGGCGGAAAAGGCGGGTATTCGCAGATCCCGGCTGCGCGTCGCGAGTTCCTTCCACGTCCCGCAATTGACCGACGCGAGCGAATTGTATGCTGCGGCACTACGCACCATACCGAGGTCCGCACCCCGCGAGCGCGTCTTCTTCTCACACGGTCTGGGCCGTTACCTGACCGCGGCGGACGACATCGTCGACCTCATGGTGCGGGACATGATCCGGCCGGTGCGCTTCCACGAGGCCGTGCGTGCTCTGCACGACGACGGCGTGACGACGTTCGTGGAGTGCGGTCCGCTGGATATTCTGAACAGAATCGTGCCCGTGATCCTGCCGACAGCGATCACCGTGGCACCGCTGCGCCAGGTGCTGACCGCGGCCGAGCTGACCTCCCTGCTCGGGCCCCTGCTGCCGCAGGCCGCCGGCGACGCCGGCCCCGCCCAGGAGAAGGCCGACACGAGGTCCGTAACCCACACCGATGCGGAGATCCTCGAAACGGTACGGACCGTCTGCGCCGAACTCCTCGAGTATCCGGTGGAGGTGATCACCGACACCGCGGACTTCACTGCCGACCTCGGCGCCGACTCCCTGACCCTGAGCGAGTTGCTCGAACGTTCGCTTCAACGGTACGGCCTGGAGGACCGATTCCACGAGGGCGATCCGGCAGGATACTCCACGGTCGCCGAACTCGCCGCGTTCGTCGCTGGTCTGGTCCGGGAGCGCGTCGCCACCACGGCGGGACAACGGTGACTCCGGCATGAGTTCTCCGGGTCCGGCAGCCATCCCAGCACACGGTGACGGCGTGGCCGTGGTCGGAATGGGCATCGCCGTGCCGGGGGCGAGCGACCCGGAAGAGTTCTGGAAGCTGGTGTGCGGCGGCAGTCCGGTGTTCGACGAACCGCGACAACGTTATGCGCTGGAGAATTTCTGGTCGGCCGATGCGGATGCCCAGGACCGCAGCTACAGCCGGGTCTCGGGGTTCCTGCACAACTTCCGGCCGCATCCGCGGCTGGCGCGGGAGATCGCTGCCGGCACCTTCGACACCGGGGAGCAGAACCCCGTCTGGCTGCGCCACTGCCTCTTGCAGGCGGGTGACACCTGCACCGCCCGGGGGACCGACCGGTACGCGTACTACGTGGGCAGCAGCACCCTTGCCGGACAACGCACCGACGAGGCGGCCCTGATCGAGTCCGTCGCCCTGCATACCGCCGAGCACCGGCCTGGCGTCGGCCCCGCCGGCCAGAACGGGACGGACCGGGAGAGGCTGCGCGGTCTGCTGCAACGGCACTACGGGCACGGCGGCGCGACCCCGATGGACACCCTGCCGCACCGCGTCGCCCGTACCGCGGCGACCGGGCTCCTGCCCGACGACTGCGAGTTCGCCGTCGTCGACGCGGCCTGCTCCTCCTCGCTGTACACGATCGCGCTCGGCGCCAGGAGCCTTCTCGCCGGCGACTGCGACATCGCCTACTGCGGCGGGGTGTCGGGCGTCTCGCCGCGCTACAACATCACCTTCGCCAAGCTGCGCGGGCTGACCCGCAGCGGCGACGTCCGTGTTTTCGACCGGGACGCGGACGGGACCCTGTTCTCCGACGGAGCCGCCGTTGTGGCGCTCAAGCGTCTGGACCGGGCCCTCGCTGACGCGGACCCGGTGCTCGGCGTCCTGCTGGGCTTCGGCGGCTCGGCGGACGGACGGGGCACCGCGATCTACGCCCCCAATCCGAACGGCCAGCGTCGCTGTCTCGACCTCGCCTGGCGGGACGCCGGTGTGACCGCGGACGACATCGACTGGGTGGTCGCGCACGGGACGGGCACCACGGTCGGCGATGCGGTGGAGTTGCGGACGCTCGCGGACGCGTCGCGGCCGGTGACTCTCCGGTGCAGCTCCCACAAATCCCTGTTCGGCCACAGCGCGTGGAGTTCGGGAGCCGTGTCGGTGATCGAGCTGCTGATGGCGCTCCGGCAGGAGAAAATCCCCGCGCAGCACCGTTTCGCCGAGCCCGCCCCCGCCGCGGAGTCCGGCAGGGGCGTGTGCGTGCCCGTGGTCGAAACCCCCTGGCCCCGCGACGACCGGCGGTCCAGGATAGGGGGTGTTTCCGCGTTCGGCTTCGGTGGAACCAACGCCCACCTGTTGATTGGCGACCGGGCCCCGGCCGGCTCCGCCCGGTCTGCCGTGATCGGGGACAGCGACCCGGTGGTGCTCCTCGCCTGGACCGCTCATCTGCCCGGAGACCCGGACACCGAGGAACTGGCACGGTTCGTCCGCGGTGGTCCGGTTCCGGGCCCACGTACTTTCGGCGCAAGTTATCCCGCCCCGCCGTTCGAGGACATGCGGCTTCCCCCGCCCACGGTGCGCGCCACCGACCCGGCGCAGTTGATGGCACTGCGCACGATGGCGCTCTTCATCGCCGAGCACGGCGAGCTGTGGTCCTCAATGCGTGCCTCGACCGGAGTCGTCGCCGCCACCTCCGGGCCGCCGGTGTCCGGAGCGGACAACCTCGTACGGTGCTACGCCGCCGAGGTCGCCGACCTGCTCGACGGCGCCGACCGCACGGCGTTCGACGAATTCCTCAACGAGTTGCGGTCCACCACCCCGCCGACCACCAAGGACACGCTGCCCGGACTGCTGCCGAACATCATCGCGGCCCGGATCGCCAATCGGCACGACCTGGGTGGCGGCACGATGCTGACGGACACCGGCAGCACCAGCGGACTCACCGCCGTGCACACCGCTGTGCGGTTACTGGCGTGGCAGGAGCTGGACATGGCGCTGGTGCTCGGCGTCAGCCCCACGAGCAGACCTGATTTCGCCAGCCTGATCGGCGTCGACCCGGAGCGAGTCGCGGAGGGCGCCTTCCTGATGGCGCTGAGCCGGGAGTCCGTGGCGCTGGCACACGGTCTCGACCCCCTGGCCCGCCTCACCTCGACCTGGTCCACCACGCCCCACCCGCCGCACACCTCCCCGATCGGAAGCGGCCTGCAGGGGATGACCTTCCTCGGTGCCGACGGCGTCCTCGCCGTGCTCCGTGCGGTGTACGCCGGAGGTGACCACGCCGTGGTGGGTCCGAAATCCGACGAGGCAGGACCGGTCATCACGCTCTCTCCCACCGCCAAGGGTCATCCGACGACAAGGAACAGCCGATGAGCCAACTGCGCGACGCCGCGACCACCGACGACCCGAAGGCCATCGCCGGGTGCGAGGTTCCGGAGACCTTCCGCGCCGCGGTCACCCTCGCGGAGGAACAGCGGGCCCTGGCCGGCACGCCGGTCGACCAGCGTGACCCCCGCAAGACGGTGCACGTGCAGGAGGTGCCGACGCCGGCGCTGGAGCACGGCGAAGTCCTCATCGCGGTAATGGCCAGCTCGATCAACTACAACACCGTGTGGTCGGCGCTGTTCGAGCCCGTCCCCACGTTTCGGTTCCTGCGTACGCTCGGCCGGCTCTCGCCGGAAGGGGCGCGGCACGACCTGCCGTACCATGTGCTCGGCTCCGACCTGTCCGGAGTGGTGCTGCGCACCGGACCGGGCGTACGGGAGTGGAAGCCCGGTGACGAGGTGGTCGTGCACTGCCTGCAGCCGGACCTGCAGACCCCGGGCGGACATGACGACACCCTGCTCGACCCCGGCCAGCGGGTGTGGGGGTATGAGACGAACTTCGGCGGCCTGGCCGAGATATCGCTGGTCAAGGCGAATCAGCTGATGCCGAAACCGGCCCACCTCACCTGGGAGGAGGCGGCCTGCCTGGGAGTGTGCCTGTCCACCGCGTACCGTCAGTTGGTGTCGCACCACGGTGCGAACATGAAGCAGGGTGAGCGTGTCCTGATCTGGGGCGCCGCCGGTGGCCTGGGAGCGTTCGTGACCCAGCTGGCGGTCAACGGCGGGGCGATTCCCATCTGCGTCGTGTCATCCGCGGCCAAGGCCGAGCTGTGCCGGCGGATGGGGGCGGAGTTCGTCATCGACCGCTCCGCGGACAACTACACCTTCTGGGACGACCAGAACCGTCCGCGCCTCGGCGAATGGGGTCGCTTCCGCAGCGCCATCCGCAACCTGGTCGGGGACGACCCGGACATTGTCATCGAGCACCCCGGCCGGGACACCTTCGGCGTCAGCGTCATGGTGGTCGCCCGCGGCGGACGCGTTGTCACCTGTGCCTCCACCACCGGTTACGAGCACACCTACGACAACCGCTTCCTGTGGATGCATGTCAAGCGCATCATCGGGTCGCACATGGCGAACTACCGGGAGGCATGGGCCGCCAATGATCTGGTCGTACGCGGCAACGTCCACCCTGTGCTCTCACGGACCTATCCCCTCGACGCCACCGGCGATGCCACCCACGACGTGTCCCGCAATCTGCACCACGGCAAGGTCGGCGTGCTGTGCCTCGCCGGTCAGACCGGGATGGGCGTGCGCGACCACGAGCTGAGGGCCCGCAAGCTCGACCAGATCAATCTGTTTCAGGCTGGCTGAGGGTAGGGATGGAAGGGAGACGCGTGTGAGGGGCCCGATGGACTTCGGCGGCTGGGTGCGACGCTACCGGCAGGAGGACCCACGCGGCGAGCGGGATGCCGTCCGGCTCGTCTGCTTCCCGCACGCCGGAGCCGGGGCGAGCTGCTTCTTCCCCCTGGCCCGAATCCTGCCGTCCGAGATCGGGGTGCTCGGGGTTCAGTATCCGGGTCGGCAGGACCGGTACCGCGAACCGTGTATCGAGAGCATCCCGCTGCTCGCCGATCGCATTCACGAGGCGCTGTTGCCCCTCCTGGACCGTCCCTTCGCCCTGTTCGGCCACAGCATGGGAGGGTTGCTTGCCTTCGAGGTCGCGCGGCGCTGCGAGTCGGATGGCAACGCGCGGCCGTCCTGGGTGTGCGTGTCCGGCCGTCGCGCCCCGTCCACACACCGGGACGAGTGGATTCACCTGGAGGACGACGCCGGGCTGGTGCGGGAGATGCTCACCGTCGGCGGCACCGACCGGCGCCTGATCGAGGATCCTGACCTGCTCACCCTGATGCTGTCCGCCGTGCGCAGTGACTACCGCGCCGTGGAGACCTACTCCATCACCGCCGGGCCGCCGCTGACCTGCCCGATGACGGTGCTCACCGGGAAGGACGACCCCAAGGTGACCGTGTCGGAGGCACAGGAGTGGGCGGCGTTCACCACCGGTGGGTTCACGCTGAGGGTGTTCCCCGGCGGACACTTCTTCATCGACGATTGCCGCGCGGAGGTTGCCGGCGTCATCACGGACGCCCTGCGCAGCTCGCGCCTTGATTATGCGGGTTAGGGCCTGCGTCGAAGTCCGTCTCAGTGCCTGCGGGCCGGGGTGAGCACGTCGATCCGCGCGAAGGTGTAGGTGGAGCCACGGCGTCGATGAGCGTCTGACCGGTGGTGTCCTCGTCCGCGGGCCCGCCGGAGTGTCGACCTGCTCCAGGTCCTCTGTCTGCGCGTCCCCGTCGTCCGAGACGGGCGTCGTCATCGGCGTGAGCATGCGATCGAGCTGTGAGTCGAACCAGCATAGATCGACGATCCTCGCTTGACGGGAAGACCGAACTCGCTCTAGAGTTCCTCAGATAGACATGATACGTCATATGTACTGACGCCTCCGAGTCGAGGGGGATGGGCTCCGGTTCAACCTCGGTTGGTGCGCCGATCGCCCGGCGCCCCGCACCGGCGGAGTCCGAACCGCGGGTGGCGTCCGATACCCCGCGGTATGGCCCGCTCTCCGTGTCGAACTCCGATCCCGTTGGCAACGCTTGCGCCGAAAATGATGGAGGTGGTGGTTTAACACGGTGCCTGGTCATGGTCGACAATAGAATCTGTCGGGCCTCTTCCGCGTTTCTGGTCAGCTGCCGGGAATGCGATGGAGAAGTGCGGGCATTGATAGTCATGCGGGCCAGAGATCATGCGGCGGCCGGGCTCGGTATCGATGTTTCTCGCTTGAGAACGCGGTAACGATATGGCAATGTCATGTGGGTCAATGTTCAGCGTTCTCCGTCCCGGGCTCGTGCGGGCGGACATCCCATGCGGCTGGTGATGTTAGCGCTAACGCAGCGAGTCGGCTCGACTTCGAGAGGTGTGCATCCATGAAAGTCTTCACCCAATTGAGCGGTTCTTCCCGGGGGTGGCCGCGGACCAGAGCAATGCGGACCGTGGTCGTTGCCGGAATGCTGGTGGTCGCCACGTCGCTGGCGTTCCCCGGTACGGCCAGTGCGGGTACGACCCTGCGGGCGGCCGCGGCGGAGAAGGGTCGTTACTTCGGTGCGGCGGTGGCGACCGGGAAGTTCTCCAACAGCACCTACCTGACCATCCTGAACCGCGAGTTCAACAGTCTCGTGGCCGAGAACGAGATGAAATGGGACGCGACCGAACCCCAACGCGGGGTGTTCAACTACAGCGGCGGTGACCGCATCGTCAACCACGCCCGCGCCAACGGCATGACCGTCCGCGGCCACGCCCTGCTCTGGCACGCCCAACAACCCCGCTGGGCCGAAGGACTGTCCGGCACCGACCTACGCAACGCCGCCATCAACCACGTCACCCAGGTCGCCACCCACTTCCGCGGCCAGATCCACTCCTGGGACGTGGTCAACGAAGCCTTCGCCGACGGCGGCAGCGGCGGCCGACGCGACTCCAACCTGCAACGCACCGGCAACGACTGGATCGAAGCCGCGTTCCGCGCCGCCCGCACCGCCGACCCCGCCGCCAAACTGTGTTACAACGACTACAACACCGACGGCATCAACGCCAAGTCCACCGGCATCTACAACATGGTCCGCGACTTCAAAGCCCGCGGCGTGCCGATCGACTGCGTCGGCTTCCAGTCCCACCTCGGCACCACCCTGGCCAGCGACTACCAGGCCAACCTGCAACGCTTCGCCGACCTCGGCGTCGACGTCCAGATCACCGAACTCGACGTCATGCAGGGCGGCAACCAGGCCAACATCTACGCCGCCGTCACCCGCGCCTGCATGAACGTCACCCGCTGCACCGGCATCACCGTCTGGGGCGTACGCGACTGCGACTCCTGGCGCGGCTCCGACAACGCCCTGCTCTTCGACTGCAACGGCAACAAGAAACCCGCCTACGACACCACCCTCAACGCCCTCAACGGCGGGTCGACCCCGAGCCCGACCGGGAACCGGCTGCGCAACGAGGGGTCCGGCCGGTGCCTGGACGTCAATGGTGCCAGCTCAACAAATGGCGGACAGATGATCATCTGGGACTGCCACAGCAACGCCAACCAGCAGTTCGTCCAGAACGGACGGGCGCTGCAGGTGCTGGGCAAGTGCCTGGACGCTCCCCCCAATGCCGCCGCGGGTACCCAGCTGCAGATCTGGGACTGCAGTGGCGGCGCGAACCAGCAATGGGTCTTCAACGGCAACGGCACGATCAGCAACGCCCAGACCGGCTTGTGCCTGGACGTCAACGGTGCCGGCACCGCCAACGGTTCCGCCGTGATCGTGTGGAGCTGTCACGGCGCCGCCAACCAGCGGTGGGCAAGAGCATGACGACCAAGAGGTACGCCATCATCGTCGCCGGCTGATCGAGCGGTCCAGCCGGCAGAGCCGCAGATCGAAAGGCTGGCCCGAGGTCTCGGGCCAGCCTTTCGGGCCATCTGGTCCCCCGGGGCGGGACGGCCAGTCAGGCGCGCGATGGGGAGTTCCTGGGCGGTGAGCGCATCGGTCGGTTGCGCGGTCCGGCTGCACGGGTGCTCGCCGGTGGCGCGCAGCTCTCGGGCGGCCCGCGCGGCGAAGGCATCGGCACCCATGCCGGTCACCGGATCGTACGCGATGCGCAGTTGCTCCCGGGCGTCCTGCCGGCGACCCGGCGACGGGCCACCGACTCGGGGATGCCCGCCGCGGCCGCCCCGGAGGTGAAGCTGCCGTGGCCGCTGACGGCGAGGAAGGCCCGGCAGGCGGCGGCCACATCCACCCGCCGAACCTGTACCCGAAACGCTCTCGGCCGCCGAGACCGAAACTATCGGTCATTCACCGAAACTACCGCTTGCCATACCGGCAGGTTTCTGTAGCCTGAGATCCATCGATGAGTGTGAGCGGTAACACGATCTCGTGGCGGACGGGTCACGGGTGGGGCTGCTCATCGGCACTGACGATCGACCAAGGCCGGGACGGGCCGGGTCGGCACAACGCGGGAGCCCGTCCGCTCCTCACACGCCACCACCACCACCAGGAGGTACCGACAGTGCGAGAACACCCACACCAACCACCACCCTCGGGGGGTGCCCCTGCCGACCGAGCGCCCGCGGGCGCTCGGGGACGGCTGATCAAGCTCGCCGCGGCCGGGATGGCGACCGCCGTCGGGCTGTTCGCCCTGGTGGTCACCACCACCGGGTCGGCATCGGCCGCGGACAACCCGTACCAGCGGGGTCCGGACCCCACCCGGACCAGCGTCGCCGCCGAACGGGGCCCGTTCGCCAACACCTCGGTCAGCGTCCCGACCGGGTACGGCTTCAACGGCGGCCGGATCTACTACCCCACCGACACCAGCCAGGGCACCTTCGGCGCCATCGCCATCTCACCCGGCTACACCGCCCTGTTCTCCGCCGAACTGGCCTGGATGGGACCCTGGCTGGCCTCCCACGGCTTCGTCGTCATCGGCATCGAAACCAACAGCCGCAACGACTTCGACACCGCCCGCGGCACCCAACTCCTCGCCGCCCTGGACTACCTCACCCAACAGAGCCCCGTCCGCGACCGCGTCGACCCCACCCGCCTGGCCGTCTCCGGCCACTCCATGGGCGGCGGCGGCGCACTCAGCGCCGCCATCCGCCGCACCTCCCTCAAGGCGGCCGTCGGCATCACCCCCTACTCCCCGTCGCAGAACCTCGCCAACGACCGCGTACCCACCATGATCATCTCCGGGCAGGCCGACACCGTCGTCACCCCCTCCTACGCCCTCAACCTCTACAACAGCCTCCCGGCCACCACCGAAAGCGCCTACCTCGAAGTAGCCGGTGGCGACCACGGCTTCATGGTCGGCCGCTCCAACCCCGTCCTGATCCGCACCATGCTCCCGTTCGTCAAGATGTTCATCGACAACGACACCCGCTACAGCCAGTTCCTCTGCCCCCTGCTCGACAACTCCGGCGTGGTCACCTACCGCAGCACCTGCCCCCTGCTGCCCACCACGCCGCCGACCACGACGCCCGGCCCCACCGCCACTCCGACCACGCCGCCGACCACCCCACCGCCGACGACCCCACCGCCGACGACTCCGCCGC from the Solwaraspora sp. WMMD1047 genome contains:
- a CDS encoding beta-ketoacyl synthase N-terminal-like domain-containing protein, translating into MAVVGMGIAVPGASDPEEFWKLVCGGSPVFDEPRQRYALENFWSADADAQDRSYSRVSGFLHNFRPHPRLAREIAAGTFDTGEQNPVWLRHCLLQAGDTCTARGTDRYAYYVGSSTLAGQRTDEAALIESVALHTAEHRPGVGPAGQNGTDRERLRGLLQRHYGHGGATPMDTLPHRVARTAATGLLPDDCEFAVVDAACSSSLYTIALGARSLLAGDCDIAYCGGVSGVSPRYNITFAKLRGLTRSGDVRVFDRDADGTLFSDGAAVVALKRLDRALADADPVLGVLLGFGGSADGRGTAIYAPNPNGQRRCLDLAWRDAGVTADDIDWVVAHGTGTTVGDAVELRTLADASRPVTLRCSSHKSLFGHSAWSSGAVSVIELLMALRQEKIPAQHRFAEPAPAAESGRGVCVPVVETPWPRDDRRSRIGGVSAFGFGGTNAHLLIGDRAPAGSARSAVIGDSDPVVLLAWTAHLPGDPDTEELARFVRGGPVPGPRTFGASYPAPPFEDMRLPPPTVRATDPAQLMALRTMALFIAEHGELWSSMRASTGVVAATSGPPVSGADNLVRCYAAEVADLLDGADRTAFDEFLNELRSTTPPTTKDTLPGLLPNIIAARIANRHDLGGGTMLTDTGSTSGLTAVHTAVRLLAWQELDMALVLGVSPTSRPDFASLIGVDPERVAEGAFLMALSRESVALAHGLDPLARLTSTWSTTPHPPHTSPIGSGLQGMTFLGADGVLAVLRAVYAGGDHAVVGPKSDEAGPVITLSPTAKGHPTTRNSR
- the ccrA gene encoding crotonyl-CoA carboxylase/reductase, with product MSQLRDAATTDDPKAIAGCEVPETFRAAVTLAEEQRALAGTPVDQRDPRKTVHVQEVPTPALEHGEVLIAVMASSINYNTVWSALFEPVPTFRFLRTLGRLSPEGARHDLPYHVLGSDLSGVVLRTGPGVREWKPGDEVVVHCLQPDLQTPGGHDDTLLDPGQRVWGYETNFGGLAEISLVKANQLMPKPAHLTWEEAACLGVCLSTAYRQLVSHHGANMKQGERVLIWGAAGGLGAFVTQLAVNGGAIPICVVSSAAKAELCRRMGAEFVIDRSADNYTFWDDQNRPRLGEWGRFRSAIRNLVGDDPDIVIEHPGRDTFGVSVMVVARGGRVVTCASTTGYEHTYDNRFLWMHVKRIIGSHMANYREAWAANDLVVRGNVHPVLSRTYPLDATGDATHDVSRNLHHGKVGVLCLAGQTGMGVRDHELRARKLDQINLFQAG
- a CDS encoding acyltransferase domain-containing protein codes for the protein MSDRVVFLFPGQGAYLPGVFARLGVDSGRIMNCVAEIDAAAEDFGYKPVEPLLFSSDAPALGSLLRSDHERLDVATLATSIAFAQLLEEKWEIRPDHVMGHSLGEFAALAVAGVLTPAAATRAVCERHAALRKAPPPPGGMLAVNVGPVQAKELIASAGARAVAVSAHNSPEQTVVSGDEIDLAKVQNAAEKAGIRRSRLRVASSFHVPQLTDASELYAAALRTIPRSAPRERVFFSHGLGRYLTAADDIVDLMVRDMIRPVRFHEAVRALHDDGVTTFVECGPLDILNRIVPVILPTAITVAPLRQVLTAAELTSLLGPLLPQAAGDAGPAQEKADTRSVTHTDAEILETVRTVCAELLEYPVEVITDTADFTADLGADSLTLSELLERSLQRYGLEDRFHEGDPAGYSTVAELAAFVAGLVRERVATTAGQR
- a CDS encoding ricin-type beta-trefoil lectin domain protein, which translates into the protein MATAVGLFALVVTTTGSASAADNPYQRGPDPTRTSVAAERGPFANTSVSVPTGYGFNGGRIYYPTDTSQGTFGAIAISPGYTALFSAELAWMGPWLASHGFVVIGIETNSRNDFDTARGTQLLAALDYLTQQSPVRDRVDPTRLAVSGHSMGGGGALSAAIRRTSLKAAVGITPYSPSQNLANDRVPTMIISGQADTVVTPSYALNLYNSLPATTESAYLEVAGGDHGFMVGRSNPVLIRTMLPFVKMFIDNDTRYSQFLCPLLDNSGVVTYRSTCPLLPTTPPTTTPGPTATPTTPPTTPPPTTPPPTTPPPTSPPGSAGQLVNAQSNRCVDVPNSSSSNGTRVQLYDCHGQANQSWTYTANRQLQVYGNMCLDAAGSGNGAAVQIYSCHSQTNQQWNLNSNGTISGVQSGRCLDVWSTSNGAQVQLYDCHGQPNQRFNLVAR
- a CDS encoding alpha/beta fold hydrolase, with the translated sequence MRGPMDFGGWVRRYRQEDPRGERDAVRLVCFPHAGAGASCFFPLARILPSEIGVLGVQYPGRQDRYREPCIESIPLLADRIHEALLPLLDRPFALFGHSMGGLLAFEVARRCESDGNARPSWVCVSGRRAPSTHRDEWIHLEDDAGLVREMLTVGGTDRRLIEDPDLLTLMLSAVRSDYRAVETYSITAGPPLTCPMTVLTGKDDPKVTVSEAQEWAAFTTGGFTLRVFPGGHFFIDDCRAEVAGVITDALRSSRLDYAG
- a CDS encoding endo-1,4-beta-xylanase, which encodes MRTVVVAGMLVVATSLAFPGTASAGTTLRAAAAEKGRYFGAAVATGKFSNSTYLTILNREFNSLVAENEMKWDATEPQRGVFNYSGGDRIVNHARANGMTVRGHALLWHAQQPRWAEGLSGTDLRNAAINHVTQVATHFRGQIHSWDVVNEAFADGGSGGRRDSNLQRTGNDWIEAAFRAARTADPAAKLCYNDYNTDGINAKSTGIYNMVRDFKARGVPIDCVGFQSHLGTTLASDYQANLQRFADLGVDVQITELDVMQGGNQANIYAAVTRACMNVTRCTGITVWGVRDCDSWRGSDNALLFDCNGNKKPAYDTTLNALNGGSTPSPTGNRLRNEGSGRCLDVNGASSTNGGQMIIWDCHSNANQQFVQNGRALQVLGKCLDAPPNAAAGTQLQIWDCSGGANQQWVFNGNGTISNAQTGLCLDVNGAGTANGSAVIVWSCHGAANQRWARA